A portion of the Scyliorhinus canicula unplaced genomic scaffold, sScyCan1.1, whole genome shotgun sequence genome contains these proteins:
- the LOC119961367 gene encoding late histone H2A.L3-like, which produces MWAVFLILCESVCEIVTMSGRGKTGGKARAKAKSRSSRAGLQFPVGRVHRHLRKGNYAQRVGAGAPVYLAAVLEYLTAEILELAGNAARDNKKTRIIPRHLQLAVRNDEELNKLLGGVTIAQGGVLPNIQAVLLPKKSSAASGKK; this is translated from the coding sequence ATGTGGGCGGTTTTCCTCATTCTGTGTGAAAGTGTTTGTGAGATTGTGACAATGTCTGGAAGAGGAAAGACCGGCGGTAAAGCTCGGGCCAAGGCCAAGTCTCGCTCCTCCCGGGCTGGACTGCAGTTCCCGGTGGGCCGTGTTCACAGGCACCTGAGAAAGGGTAACTATGCCCAGCGTGTGGGTGCCGGAGCCCCGGTCTATCTGGCTGCTGTGCTCGAGTATCTGACCGCTGAAATCCTCGAGCTGGCCGGCAACGCGGCCCGGGACAACAAGAAGACCCGCATCATCCCCAGGCACCTGCAGCTGGCCGTCCGCAACGACGAGGAGCTCAACAAGCTGCTGGGAGGGGTGACCATCGCTCAGGGCGGGGTGCTGCCTAATATCCAGGCCGTGCTGCTGCCCAAGAAAAGCAGCGCCGCCAGCGGCAAGAAGTGA
- the LOC119961364 gene encoding histone H3-like: MARTKQTARKSTGGKAPRKQLATKAARKSAPATGGVKKPHRYRPGTVALREIRRYQKSTELLIRKLPFQRLVREIAQDFKTDLRFQSSAVMALQEASEAYLVGLFEDTNLCAIHAKRVTIMPKDIQLARRIRGERAENPASPIIITKALLGATKSVRKRASNPVSRFSNLFYFLYFLCYLSRERRANVSSPMIVKFTIYSVTKKFLVSREIHRL, from the coding sequence ATGGCCAGGACCAAGCAGACAGCGCGCAAATCGACTGGAGGCAAAGCTCCTCGCAAACAGCTGGCTACCAAAGCGGCCCGCAAGAGCGCTCCAGCCACGGGCGGAGTGAAGAAGCCTCATCGCTACAGACCCGGCACTGTGGCTCTGAGGGAGATCCGCCGCTACCAGAAATCCACCGAGCTGCTGATCCGCAAACTGCCCTTCCAGCGCCTGGTGCGAGAGATCGCTCAGGACTTCAAGACAGACCTGCGCTTCCAGAGCTCCGCCGTCATGGCCCTGCAGGAGGCCAGCGAGGCTTACCTGGTGGGGCTCTTTGAGGACACCAACCTGTGCGCCATCCACGCCAAGCGAGTCACCATCATGCCCAAAGACATCCAGCTGGCCCGCCGCATCCGCGGGGAACGCGCCGAAAACCCGGCTTCACCAATAATAATAACAAAGGCTCTTTTAGGAGCCACCAAGTCTGTCAGGAAAAGAGCTTCCAACCCCGTGTCTCGATTCAGCAATTTGTTTTATTTCCTTTATTTTCTCTGCTATCTGTCGCGAGAgagaagagctaatgtttcgagtccaatgatagTGAAATTCACAATTTACTCTGTAACAAAGAAGTTTCTCGTCTCCAGGGAAATTCATCGTTTATGA
- the LOC119961370 gene encoding histone H4 — MSGRGKGGKGLGKGGAKRHRKVLRDNIQGITKPAIRRLARRGGVKRISGLIYEETRGVLKVFLENVIRDAVTYTEHAKRKTVTAMDVVYALKRQGRTLYGFGG, encoded by the coding sequence ATGTCTGGCAGAGGGAAAGGAGGCAAAGGACTGGGCAAAGGCGGAGCAAAGCGGCACCGCAAAGTGCTTCGTGATAACATCCAGGGCATCACCAAACCAGCAATCCGCCGCCTGGCTCGCCGTGGCGGGGTCAAGCGCATCTCGGGTTTGATCTATGAGGAGACTCGCGGGGTGCTGAAGGTTTTCCTGGAGAATGTGATCAGGGACGCCGTCACCTACACTGAACACGCCAAGCGCAAGACGGTCACCGCCATGGATGTGGTTTACGCTCTCAAACGCCAGGGCCGCACTCTCTATGGATTCGGCGGCTGA